GATCATGCGCCGTATCCTGAGGAAGATCGCCTCGGACCAGGAGGAGGAGCTTGGCGACACCACGACCTTGGCGGACCCTACCGTCGTGGACAAGCTCGTGGCGGACCACAAGAAGATCAAGAAGAAGTGATATTCTTCAATGGGTACGTCTGCCATTTCCAAAACCCATTTATATTCATTATGAATCCGTGAACATGGTCCGGAAACTCCACCGGACCACCCCTAAAACGACTCCTCCAGAGTGTCAATCGTTCTGGAGAAAAACCCTTGGGGCGGGGACCTCCAACCCCGCCCCATACACCCGCCCTTCTGATATCAATTTTGGTAACTGAAAAATATGTCTTTTAAATCCCGTCGATGCTCCTCAGGGCAAGGGACGGTACGGGCGACCTGTTCGATACCCCCTAAATGGCTCACCTTCCATGTTCCTCTGTCGCCCGTATGCCCTCACAATGAGGCTGACCCCTTGAGACGAAACGAAGAGAGGCTCTCCATGAGCGACCGCGGATATGACGATGGGGAGGAGGATGTCATGGTCAAGGATGACCAGGATGATTACGGCCCCGCGAGAAGAAGGAGCGTTTTCAAGGACTTCTGCAACGTGCTCAAGAATTTCGTCACCGTCGACGAGCTTGATTATAAGAGCGAGAAGGACCTCGTCGCGCATATGGACGAGGACAGGGCCGTCATGCACACGAACAAGGACCTTGAGGTAACTTACATAACATCAAGATGCAAAGAGCTGCTTGGCCTCAAGGACGAGGTCATCGGAAAGAGCGTCGCATCGGCCATCCCGACGAGCGGAATGAACAAGGATCACCTGGAAGAGGTCAGGAGGGCGCTGGTCGTCAACGGGGAGAGGTTCAGGACACTTACGGTGAGCTATGAGAAGGGCAGGGATCTGCGATGGATTCAGTTCTCCATCGAGAAGTCCACGGATGCTTCTGGTGCCGTAGATAAACTGATATGGACCTGCAAGGACGTGACAGGCTCTGTGCTCTTCGGGAGCAAAGGTACCAAGGCTGACCAGGATGTTAGGCCTTTCATAGAGGCGGTGCCGATCCCTTTATTGTTGTTGGGCAAGGACCTTAGACCGAGGTCATGGAACGGCCCGTTCCTGGACCTGTTCGGAATGGAGAGCCCGGCCTCAGACAGGCTGTTGGACCTTATGCTTCAAAAGGTGGTGGATGCGAAAAAACTTCGTTCCGCCCTTCTCTCCGACCCTGATGACGTTGTGGACCCGGTGACGTTCGACCTTGTTGACGGGAGGAGATTGATCGCCGTCAGGTCCGACAAGAGAATCGGCGAAGATGTCCTTTGGTCCTTCAAGGAGGCCATGACCAAAGAAGCCGCGGCGGATATGGGAAGGAAGACCGTCGACAACCTGCCTGTGAACGTGTGGGAAACAGATGCTGGATTCAAGGTACTCTCCGCGACCAAAGGTCTTGAGAGGCTCCTTGGTCATGAGGTCGATGACATGGTGGGATACTCCCTGATGAACATCGTCTGCGACGAGGACCGGGATAGGCTGAGATCTCATCTGAGGTCCATCAAGGCAAGACCTAGCAGCATCGAGGTGCGCATGCTCAAGGCCGATGGGGATGTCCTCTGGATGAGATTGGACTGCCAAAGGCTCTCAGGGGACAAGGGCCTTCAACCAGGATACATGATAGTCGGCGGTGACGTCTCAGAGAAGAAGTTCATGGAGCGGTCGCTGTCGGACCTTGTCTATATCTTCAATTTCCTCATGAACCATATCCATGAAGGCGTCTGGATCATCGACCAGAACAACCGCCTTGTCCAATGGAACATGATGATGGAATCGATAACGGGCGTGCATTCCTCTGATGCCTTGGGAAAGACCCTTGAGGACCTTTCATCCGAATGCGAAGGGTTCGATGAGGTGGCGAAGGCTGCGCGCAATGTCGTCGAGAAGAAGAGGAGCCTGCCGTTCAACAACCAGGTCGAGGTATCACTCAGACCTGTGAATGGCGTCGGGTCCGACGTCGTGGTCGAGATGTCCCAGATGATGACGGAGAACGGCAGGGTCGTGATGGGGGTCTGCTCGCTGAAGAGGCCGATCGTGCACGCCGTCCCCGCGTTGGGCGCCGGTGACGTGTTCAAGAACATCGTCGACAACTCGCCCGACCTCATCGTGGACATCTCTACCGAGGGGGAGGTTCTCTACTGCAACAAGACCATGGAAAAGATCGTTGGAAGGGATGTCGGTCAATTGATAGGGTACAGCATCAAGGACCTCTTCATGGATTGGCCTGTCGAAACATATAGCCAGGCCGCGGAAGGGGCGACCTTGGAACCGTTCGACCTTGACGTGGTCGACACGGACGGGAGGACAAGGACCTATCATATCAACAGGATATCCTTTGACAAGGAGACGAGCTCGTCACAGTTCTACGGAAGGGAGATGACGGAGGTCATTGAGACGAAGAAGATGCTAGGCATGAGCGAGGAGATGAAGAGGCTCCTGCTGGAGACGCATCCTGCGCCCGTGTTCCTGACCGACCCTCTTGGGAGCGTCGTGTACATGAACAGAGAGGCAAGACGTGTGTTCGGGAGCGAGAGCGAGGTCGGATGCCTCGAGAACATACTGGACCCTGTAGGTCTCGCGATGTACGCTGAGTGCGTCGATGGGATGGAGAAGGGCGGTCCGATGAAAAGGGTCTCCCTGGACTTCCACGACAGGGAAGGGAGGACCCATAGGGCCGACGTCGATGTCGAACCGATCGCCGACAAGGAGGGCGCCATAGCCAGCTATCTTGTCATATTCAGCAACCTGGAGGCTCCCGGGACCGGAGAGGATGGCCTGGCAAGGACGTTGGGGACCGCAGACGACCTTTCAGGGCCCTCATGGATGGAGGATAGGGCATGCCTCGAGGTCGAGCAGAAAGAGGAAGAGGGGGGCATAATCAGCACGATCGAAGAAGAGGTCGAACTGCTGGAGATCGCAAATGACAATAATGATGTCATCACAGAAGAGGAGGAGCAAGGACCAGGACAGAATGGACGAGCGGAGGTCGCTGATGAGGCCGCGCATGATCCGACCTCCTCGTCTCCCCGTTGGATACCGTTAAGGGCGATCTGCGATGCCGCCTTGGAAGAGCACGGCGAGGACGCAGAACCGATGGGGACCATCGACAATATAGAGATCTTCGCGGTCCCAGATGCAATGAATGTGATTTCGGAGCTGGTGGACAACTCTTTCACCCATGGGGTCACCACGAGCAAGGTGGATGTAAAGTTCTTCATAGGTGACAAGGGAGGATATCTTGTCGTCGAGGACGATGGGAAAGGGATACCTCCTGAGAAGAAGGGAAGGATATTCGACAAGGGGCCGGGCGACGAGGTCCATGCCCTATGCAGGTTGAGGAACACCCTTGCGACCACTGGTATCGTAATAGATGAGGTGAGCGAACAGGGCAGGGGCGCACGTTTCGAGCTCTTCATCCCCGACGACAGGTACCGTAGGATAAAATGATGGCCAGATAATTCCAGCTATGCCATTTTTATCATCTTTGATTGCCGTGGCTGTCCTATTTATATCATCCGTTGAAGGTTCTGAGATATAAGGCCACATGATCGCTGATCAAGAAATGGATGTGGGAGCAGTGATAGGGGCCGAGACCTGAGAGGGATGATGTGATGCTCCAAGACCCTGATGGGGAATGTGGCCCTATGGATCCGCCGCGAAGCAGAACGGCACATATTAACATGACATGACAAGGTGTTGACATGGACAGGTCGAGCTACCTAGAGGCTTTCATTGAAGAGGTGAAGGAGAACCTCGAGGCGGTCAACAAGATGTTGCTCCAGATAGAGGAGACCGGCTATGACGATGGCGCGATGAACGAGGCCTATCGTCTGCTTCACACCGTGAAAGGGACCGCCGGCGTGGTCGGTGTTCTCCCCGTCCAAGAGGTCGCGCACATCATGGAGGACCATCTGGATGTGCTGAGGTCGGAGAAGCGCTCTCCCCCCAAGGAGCTGATGGACATGTTCTTCAAGGCCCTTGACACCATAGAGAGGATGATCTCGGAGCTCGAAGAAGGTTCCAATATAGTGACCGATGCCAGCGATATCGTTTCAAAGCTGAAGGAATGCAAAGGGACGGCCACGCTCGATATTTCCCCCGAAAAGAGCGGGGCCCATGAAACATCGAGGCTTGTTCTTACCGATGAGATGGCCATCGAGGCCGAGAGGGCGTCAAAAGAAGGGAAGGTACCCCATCTGGTCAAGATAACTTTCGAGGCGGACCTGAAGATGAGGGAGGGGCGTGCCTATCAGCTGAGGAAAAAAATCTCCGAAAAAGGGGACCTCATCGCCATGATGCCTGAGATGGGGTCCGTGAACGATGAGACCTCCGAAATGGAGTTCTTGGTGGCGACCAGGTGCGAAGCGGACGAGCTGAGGCGGATCGCCATGGACGTCATCGGTGTCTATGATTCCAAGGTCACGAGGATGGAGCAGGTGCAACCCATCAGGAAAGAGGCCAACGGACAATGCGACGTGAAGGAGCAGCCGGGGAGCTCGTCCACAACCATCAGGGTCAAGAGCAAGCTCCTGGACCAGATGCTGGACCTGGTCGGGGAGATAATGATAAACAACATCCGCGTCAATCAGATAGCGAGCAATCTCAAGAACAGAGAGCTGAAGCAGTCCCTGCAGAACAACGCCAGATTGATGACGCAGATGCAGGAGATCGTCCTAAGGACAAGGATGGTCCCTGTGGATTTCATATTCAAAAGGTTCCCAAGGATGGTCCGGGACATATGCAATGACCTTGGGAAGGATGTTGACTTCGTGATGAAGGGGACGGACATAGAGATAGACCGTGCCCTCCTTGACAGGATCGGAGAGGCCCTGGTGCACATTCTCAGGAACGCCGTCGACCACGGTATCGAACGGCCGGACCAGAGGGTCGCCTCCGGTAAGAGGCCGAAAGGGTCCCTCATCCTTTCCGCGTTCCAGGAACAGAGCAATGTCATCATAACTATCGAGGATGACGGGAAAGGGCTTGATTACAAGAAGATCGCCGCCAAGGCGGTGGAGAAGGGGCTGGTCCATGAGGAAGAGGTGGCCGTAATGGACGAGAAGGAGATCCTTAACTTCATATTCCTCCCTGGGTTCAGCACCGCCGACAAGGTCACGTCGGTCTCCGGAAGGGGCGTGGGATTGGACGTCGTCAGAACGAAGATCGAGGGCATGGGGGGATTCGTCAAGGTCGAGTCACAGCCCGGCAAGGGGACGAAGTTCACCCTCAGGCTTCCCCCGAGCATGTCCATCATAAGGGCGATGCTCGTGGAGATCAACCAAGAAAAATACGCCATACCGCTCGACAATGTCAGAGAGACCGTAAAAGTGCCCGTGGACAGCATCAGGGAGTTCGCTGGCAACGGGATGTTCAGGTTGAGGGATGAGGTCCTGCCGGTCCTGAGCGTTGAAGAGGAGTTCGGCGGGACCAGGTCGGAAGGCCATGATGTTTCGGCGGTCATCGTTGAGAAGAACGACTCGAGGGGGTGCCTGATAGTGTCCAAATTGATCGGACAACAGGAGATCGTCGTCAAGAACGTCGACAGAAGCCTCCGCTCCACAGGATTCTTCTCAGGGGCCACGATCCTCGGGGACGGCAAGGTGGCGATGATATTGGACGTGGGGGCGTTCCTATGAGAGAAGGGTGTATGTACAGCTACTTAAGGAGCGTGAAAAGAAGATGATCGGGCCTCAGGGAGGGACCCTTTATAACGAGAGAACGGAGGATGTCGAGTTCAAGGAGATCGAGATCGATGCATTGAGGGAAGCTGGCAACATTGGCGCCTCTCATGCGAGCACGGCGCTGTCAAGCCTGATAAAAGCGACCGTGCTCGTCGATGTACCTGACTGTATCGTTTGTCGGACCGAGAAGCTACCCCGCTCCATCGGAGAGCCTTTCGAGACCACCGTCGCCACGTTCTTCCAGGTGTATGGAAAAGGTCAGGGGAACCTCATCATGATAATGCCTTTGGAGACCGCTGGAAGATTGGCCGACCTGATGCTAGGGAGGGCGAACGAGCCCCGGTCGATGCTGGACGACGACCAGACGAGCGCGATAGCCGAGATGGGGAACATATGCACGTCCGCATATCTCAACGCCATGGCGCAGTTCCTCGGAACGACCTTGCTGCCATCTCCTCCTGGTGTGGCCGTCGATTCTCTCCAGGCGATACTGCAGTTCCCGGCACAGCTGGTCGCCCAGGAGGCGGAATATGTGGTGGTGCTGAAGACCAGGTTCGTGATCGAGGAGGAGATCTACCGTGGATGCTTCATCTTCCTGCCAGACCCTGAGTCGCAACGCATGCTGTTGGCCAAGTTCAAGGTCGATGAGATGACATGATGAGAACATACATGAACGTCTACCGACCATGTAAGAGAGGATGAAGGGGGACATATCTTGAAGAGGACGACCTTCACAGTTGTCATCGTCCTGTTGGTGATCTCGATCATCGCCGTGTCCTATTGGGGTTTGGTCAACAATAGGTCGGAAGATGAGGAGGTCGTCCCTTCTGGGGACATAGCGAGGGTCGTCCCCGTCTCGTCAAAGGAGATACATCTCATCATAGGGAAGCTGACAGAAAGATTGCCTTATGAAAAATGTCGTTTCGTGATCGAAGCGCCGGGTTCGATCGAGACCGTCGTCTTCGACCTTGATGCCGCGGCGCTCTATTATCAGGCCCCGGTCGACAGCTGCTCCCTCAGCTACGTGAAGTTACTGGACCAGGATGAGGATGGTATGTTGGAGGAAGGGGACGTGATATCGCTTTTCAATACCCAGGACCTTATGAAAGGTCAATGGACCTTCATTCTCTTATATGGAAGCTTAAGGTCCTTATCGCTCTATGAGCTGTTCGTCGTACCTGACATGGAACGCACGCCATACGGAAGCTTTCACGATGTCAGGGTCGAATCTGGCTCAAAGGCAGTGATCTCGTTCGGTCTCATCAACACGGTCGTCCCGTTCTATTACGTCAAGATACTGATATCGGCGCCGGGCAGCAATGAGACGAGGATATGGAACGTGGAGAAAGGGGATTCTTACGTTTTCTCTTACAATGGGACGGTCTGGGCTTATGTGTCGGACGCAGACAGGGAGGACATCATCGATTATCTCGACAAGATCGTCATCCAAGCGACGAACGGCACCCTGGCAAAAGGTGTCTGGAGGATAACTGCCGTGTATGATTTCACCAACGAGATGATATGCCATACCTCCTTCGAGGTCGGCGGGTGACCCTTATTTGACATTATCAAAATCGAGATATTTGGCGCAAGGGTTTATCAATGGAGAACATGGATTCTGCAAACAGGAAATGACCACGCAGGAATGCCACTTTTCGGATGGCATGTTGGTTTTGAGGTCCATGGACAAGGTGAACAGATGAGGGTGCTCCTGGCAACAGATGGGAAACCTCATTCCGAGAAAGCGGTGGAGTACGGCTTTGCGCTGTACAAGCAGTTCAAACCCACCTTTGTCGCGCTTTATGTGGTGGACCCTAGGTCCGGGATCGAGAAGGACAAGGACATAAAGAACGGGATGCGGGTCCTTGGCCGCCTGAAGATAAGAGGGGCGGACATCGGCATCGAGGTCGCCACGTTGTTGGAGGCCGGGGACCCGATGGAGACCATACTGTTGGCGGCGCAGCGCATCAAGGCGGATGCCATCGTCCTGGGGAAGACGACCGACAGGTCGACAGGAGGAGGTCTGCTGGGCGGCAGCAAGAGCATATCGGAGTTCATCATCAAGAATTCCACATGCCCCGTGATAGTTGTGAAGTCCGGATCGCCGTGACGCTGTTCGTCAAGTGAGGCCTGTATGACGGCGATCGTACTGTAAAGATATCGCTATCTGCTATGCTGGCTCGTTATCAAATGTGGTAAAATGATTGTGATGTTCATATACGATCTTGTTGCTTTTTGCATCATCGGGCCGACCGCAGGTCTGGGGTCGAGGGTCTCGACCTCTTGATGATATCGAGGAGAAGACAAGGTGATGACACATGAGAAGGAGACGGGAGAAGATCGAGATCTCAGGGGACGAGGAACAGCTTGTCTCTTTCAAGCTCGGAAAGGAGACCTTCGCCGTGAGCGTCTCCCAGGTCAGAGAGATCGTCAAGGTCCATGACATCACGCGCATCCCAAAGATGCCGCATTATGTCGAGGGCGTGATGAACCTACGTGGTCAGGTCACCACCGTCATCGACCTGAAGAAGAGGTTCAACATCTCGACCTCGGACGACCAAGGCAGGACGGCGCAGTCGAGGATCATAGTCGCCGAGATCGGGGACAACCAGCTGGGGATAGTCGTCGATTCGATAGAGGACGTCATGCGGGTGTCAAGGTCGACGATATCGCCACCTCCTAAGACCTTGTCGATGGGGGTCGATACAAGGTTCCTGACAGGTATCTGCAAGACCCCGGACAAGCTGATAATGCTCCTCGATCTGAACAACATCATAATCGCGGATGCGGACCCGAACAGGATCGTTCCAACTCAGGAACCAGAGAAAGGTGAAGTGGCATGAGCGAGCCGAAGTCTGTGCTTATAGTGGACGACTCGATGGTCATGAGGTCGATGATAAAGGACGTTCTTTCAAAGAACGGTTTCAACGTTGTGGGGCAGGCCAAGAACGGTCAGGAGGCGGTGGCGTTGTACCAGCAGCTGAGACCGAACCTGATAACGATGGACGTGGTCATGCCTGGTGAGACAGGGATCGATGTCGTCAAGAAGATAATGGCCGTGGACCCTTCCGCCAAGGTGCTCATGGTCTCCGGACTGAACCAGAAGAACCTGGTCATCCAGGCGATGGAGAACGGCGCGAAGGATTACATCGTCAAGCCTTTCGACCCCCAGGACCTTCTGAGGGCGGCGAACAAGGTGGTAAACGGTTAAGACCGGTAGATCAGATGGTCAGAGAGATCACGGTGCTGGTGGTCGATGATTCGATCGTCATGAGACAGATCATCACCGACATACTGGAAAAGGAGGGGGACATCAAGGTCGTGGGCACTGCGCGGAACGGGCTGGAGGCCGTACAAAAGGCAAAGGAGCTCGGGCCGGACGTGGTCACCA
This genomic window from Methanomassiliicoccales archaeon contains:
- a CDS encoding chemotaxis protein CheA, with translation MDRSSYLEAFIEEVKENLEAVNKMLLQIEETGYDDGAMNEAYRLLHTVKGTAGVVGVLPVQEVAHIMEDHLDVLRSEKRSPPKELMDMFFKALDTIERMISELEEGSNIVTDASDIVSKLKECKGTATLDISPEKSGAHETSRLVLTDEMAIEAERASKEGKVPHLVKITFEADLKMREGRAYQLRKKISEKGDLIAMMPEMGSVNDETSEMEFLVATRCEADELRRIAMDVIGVYDSKVTRMEQVQPIRKEANGQCDVKEQPGSSSTTIRVKSKLLDQMLDLVGEIMINNIRVNQIASNLKNRELKQSLQNNARLMTQMQEIVLRTRMVPVDFIFKRFPRMVRDICNDLGKDVDFVMKGTDIEIDRALLDRIGEALVHILRNAVDHGIERPDQRVASGKRPKGSLILSAFQEQSNVIITIEDDGKGLDYKKIAAKAVEKGLVHEEEVAVMDEKEILNFIFLPGFSTADKVTSVSGRGVGLDVVRTKIEGMGGFVKVESQPGKGTKFTLRLPPSMSIIRAMLVEINQEKYAIPLDNVRETVKVPVDSIREFAGNGMFRLRDEVLPVLSVEEEFGGTRSEGHDVSAVIVEKNDSRGCLIVSKLIGQQEIVVKNVDRSLRSTGFFSGATILGDGKVAMILDVGAFL
- a CDS encoding purine-binding chemotaxis protein CheW, with the protein product MRRRREKIEISGDEEQLVSFKLGKETFAVSVSQVREIVKVHDITRIPKMPHYVEGVMNLRGQVTTVIDLKKRFNISTSDDQGRTAQSRIIVAEIGDNQLGIVVDSIEDVMRVSRSTISPPPKTLSMGVDTRFLTGICKTPDKLIMLLDLNNIIIADADPNRIVPTQEPEKGEVA
- a CDS encoding response regulator, which translates into the protein MSEPKSVLIVDDSMVMRSMIKDVLSKNGFNVVGQAKNGQEAVALYQQLRPNLITMDVVMPGETGIDVVKKIMAVDPSAKVLMVSGLNQKNLVIQAMENGAKDYIVKPFDPQDLLRAANKVVNG
- a CDS encoding chemotaxis protein CheC, with translation MYVQLLKEREKKMIGPQGGTLYNERTEDVEFKEIEIDALREAGNIGASHASTALSSLIKATVLVDVPDCIVCRTEKLPRSIGEPFETTVATFFQVYGKGQGNLIMIMPLETAGRLADLMLGRANEPRSMLDDDQTSAIAEMGNICTSAYLNAMAQFLGTTLLPSPPGVAVDSLQAILQFPAQLVAQEAEYVVVLKTRFVIEEEIYRGCFIFLPDPESQRMLLAKFKVDEMT
- a CDS encoding universal stress protein yields the protein MRVLLATDGKPHSEKAVEYGFALYKQFKPTFVALYVVDPRSGIEKDKDIKNGMRVLGRLKIRGADIGIEVATLLEAGDPMETILLAAQRIKADAIVLGKTTDRSTGGGLLGGSKSISEFIIKNSTCPVIVVKSGSP
- a CDS encoding PAS domain-containing protein, translated to MSDRGYDDGEEDVMVKDDQDDYGPARRRSVFKDFCNVLKNFVTVDELDYKSEKDLVAHMDEDRAVMHTNKDLEVTYITSRCKELLGLKDEVIGKSVASAIPTSGMNKDHLEEVRRALVVNGERFRTLTVSYEKGRDLRWIQFSIEKSTDASGAVDKLIWTCKDVTGSVLFGSKGTKADQDVRPFIEAVPIPLLLLGKDLRPRSWNGPFLDLFGMESPASDRLLDLMLQKVVDAKKLRSALLSDPDDVVDPVTFDLVDGRRLIAVRSDKRIGEDVLWSFKEAMTKEAAADMGRKTVDNLPVNVWETDAGFKVLSATKGLERLLGHEVDDMVGYSLMNIVCDEDRDRLRSHLRSIKARPSSIEVRMLKADGDVLWMRLDCQRLSGDKGLQPGYMIVGGDVSEKKFMERSLSDLVYIFNFLMNHIHEGVWIIDQNNRLVQWNMMMESITGVHSSDALGKTLEDLSSECEGFDEVAKAARNVVEKKRSLPFNNQVEVSLRPVNGVGSDVVVEMSQMMTENGRVVMGVCSLKRPIVHAVPALGAGDVFKNIVDNSPDLIVDISTEGEVLYCNKTMEKIVGRDVGQLIGYSIKDLFMDWPVETYSQAAEGATLEPFDLDVVDTDGRTRTYHINRISFDKETSSSQFYGREMTEVIETKKMLGMSEEMKRLLLETHPAPVFLTDPLGSVVYMNREARRVFGSESEVGCLENILDPVGLAMYAECVDGMEKGGPMKRVSLDFHDREGRTHRADVDVEPIADKEGAIASYLVIFSNLEAPGTGEDGLARTLGTADDLSGPSWMEDRACLEVEQKEEEGGIISTIEEEVELLEIANDNNDVITEEEEQGPGQNGRAEVADEAAHDPTSSSPRWIPLRAICDAALEEHGEDAEPMGTIDNIEIFAVPDAMNVISELVDNSFTHGVTTSKVDVKFFIGDKGGYLVVEDDGKGIPPEKKGRIFDKGPGDEVHALCRLRNTLATTGIVIDEVSEQGRGARFELFIPDDRYRRIK